From the genome of Helicobacter pylori, one region includes:
- a CDS encoding class 1 fructose-bisphosphatase: MDYKHFKGKHANIVIEIISLLEKGVKKAQEILEKPDAGSYTKLENSSGDTPIKADLALDKFLEENFLSLENVKSVFSEEKETPVTKENGSYLIAYDPLDGSSVMEANFLVGTIIGIYEKDYKAQNLAASLYVVFGHKIELVVALEEVYRYAFYQNKFHFIETIILENKGKIIASGGNQKDFSLGLKKALEGFFAENYRLRYSGSMVADVHHVLIKKGGMFSYPQKKLRKLFEVFPLALMVEKAKGEAFYFDKGVKKRLLEQSVESYHEKSECYLTSQHEAQILEKYLKGE; this comes from the coding sequence ATGGATTACAAACATTTTAAAGGCAAGCATGCAAACATCGTTATAGAAATCATTAGTCTTTTAGAAAAAGGGGTTAAAAAAGCCCAAGAGATTTTAGAAAAGCCAGACGCTGGGAGTTACACTAAGTTAGAAAACAGCAGCGGGGATACGCCTATTAAAGCGGATTTAGCCCTAGACAAATTTTTAGAAGAAAATTTTTTGAGTTTAGAAAATGTGAAAAGCGTTTTTAGCGAAGAAAAAGAAACGCCCGTTACTAAAGAAAACGGCTCTTATTTGATCGCTTATGATCCGCTAGACGGGAGCTCAGTGATGGAGGCGAATTTCTTAGTAGGCACGATTATAGGGATTTATGAAAAGGATTATAAGGCGCAAAATTTAGCCGCAAGCCTTTATGTGGTTTTTGGGCATAAAATAGAATTGGTGGTGGCTTTAGAAGAAGTTTATCGTTACGCATTTTACCAAAACAAGTTCCATTTTATAGAAACCATTATTTTAGAAAATAAGGGTAAGATCATCGCTAGCGGAGGCAATCAAAAGGATTTTTCTTTGGGCTTAAAAAAGGCTTTAGAAGGGTTTTTTGCAGAAAATTACCGCTTACGATACTCAGGATCTATGGTGGCTGATGTTCATCATGTGCTCATCAAAAAAGGCGGAATGTTTTCCTACCCGCAAAAGAAATTGCGAAAGCTTTTTGAAGTCTTTCCTTTAGCCTTGATGGTTGAAAAAGCTAAAGGGGAAGCGTTTTATTTTGATAAGGGGGTTAAAAAGCGTTTGCTAGAGCAAAGCGTAGAAAGCTACCATGAAAAAAGCGAATGCTATTTGACCAGCCAGCATGAAGCTCAAATTTTAGAAAAATATTTAAAGGGAGAATGA
- the rpsB gene encoding 30S ribosomal protein S2, whose translation MVTMKDLLECGVHFGHQTRRWNPKTKKFIFGVRKNIHIIDLQKTLRYFRYTYNIVRDASAQGKSIMFVGTKKQANETLKEFAESIQVPYVNYRWLGGMLTNFSTIRKSVRKLEIIEEMENSGQIDLLTKKEKLMILRKKEKLDKYLGGVRHMKKIPDMIFVIDVAKEKIAVAEARKLHIPIVAPLDTNCDPDLVDYPIPGNDDAIRSIRLFCKEMSEAILEGRELMQEEIVHADENSEEIEYVSNEEKEEMLAEIQKEITQGAE comes from the coding sequence ATGGTAACCATGAAAGATTTATTAGAATGCGGTGTGCATTTTGGACACCAAACAAGGCGTTGGAACCCTAAAACCAAGAAATTCATTTTTGGCGTTAGGAAAAATATCCATATTATTGATTTGCAAAAAACCTTGCGCTATTTTAGATACACTTATAATATCGTGCGCGATGCGAGCGCTCAAGGCAAGAGCATCATGTTTGTAGGCACTAAAAAACAAGCCAATGAAACTTTGAAAGAATTTGCTGAAAGCATTCAAGTCCCTTATGTCAATTACCGCTGGCTTGGTGGCATGCTAACTAATTTTAGCACCATCAGAAAATCAGTGAGAAAATTAGAAATCATTGAAGAAATGGAAAATAGCGGTCAAATTGATTTATTGACTAAAAAAGAAAAGCTCATGATTTTAAGGAAAAAAGAAAAGCTGGATAAGTATCTTGGCGGGGTGCGCCACATGAAAAAAATCCCTGATATGATTTTTGTGATTGATGTGGCTAAAGAAAAAATCGCTGTCGCTGAAGCAAGAAAACTCCATATCCCTATCGTGGCTCCCTTAGACACTAATTGCGACCCTGATTTAGTGGATTACCCCATTCCTGGAAATGACGATGCAATCCGCTCTATTAGGCTATTCTGTAAAGAAATGAGCGAAGCGATTTTAGAGGGGCGAGAACTCATGCAAGAAGAAATCGTCCATGCGGATGAAAATAGCGAAGAGATAGAGTATGTGAGCAATGAAGAAAAAGAAGAAATGCTCGCTGAAATCCAAAAAGAAATCACTCAAGGAGCCGAATAA
- the tsf gene encoding translation elongation factor Ts: protein MSGISAQLVKKLRDLTDAGMMDCKKALVEVAGDLQKAIDFLREKGLSKAAKKADRIAAEGVVALEVAPDFKSAMMVEINSETDFVAKNEGFKELVKKTLETIKAHNIHATEELLKSPLDNKPFEEYLHSQIAVIGENILVRKIAHLKASSSHIVNGYAHSNARVGVLIDIKYNNEKNAPKAVELARNIAMHAAAMKPQVLDSKDFSLDFVKKETLALIAEIEKDNEEAKRLGKPLKNIPTFGSRIELSDEVLARQKKAFEDELKAQGKPEKIWDKIVPGKMERFIADNTLIDQRLTLLGQFYVMDDKKTIAQVLADYSKEWDDDLQITEYARFELGEGIEKKAENFAEEVALQMK from the coding sequence ATGTCAGGAATTAGTGCTCAATTAGTCAAAAAATTAAGGGATTTAACCGATGCGGGCATGATGGATTGCAAAAAAGCCCTTGTAGAAGTGGCTGGGGATTTGCAAAAGGCTATTGATTTCTTGCGCGAAAAAGGCTTGAGTAAAGCCGCTAAAAAAGCCGATAGGATCGCTGCTGAGGGCGTAGTTGCTTTAGAAGTAGCACCTGATTTTAAAAGCGCGATGATGGTAGAAATCAATAGCGAAACGGATTTTGTGGCTAAAAATGAGGGCTTTAAGGAATTGGTTAAAAAAACTTTAGAAACGATCAAAGCCCACAATATTCATGCCACAGAAGAACTGCTTAAAAGCCCGTTAGACAACAAGCCTTTTGAAGAATATTTGCACTCTCAAATTGCTGTGATTGGTGAAAATATTTTAGTGAGAAAAATCGCTCACTTAAAAGCCTCTAGCTCTCATATCGTCAATGGCTATGCGCATTCGAACGCCAGAGTGGGCGTGTTAATCGATATAAAATACAATAACGAGAAAAACGCTCCAAAAGCGGTTGAACTAGCCCGAAACATCGCTATGCATGCCGCAGCGATGAAACCTCAAGTGCTAGACAGCAAAGACTTTAGCCTTGATTTTGTCAAAAAAGAAACTTTAGCCTTGATCGCTGAAATTGAAAAAGACAATGAAGAGGCTAAACGCTTGGGCAAACCTTTAAAAAACATCCCCACTTTTGGGAGCCGCATTGAATTGAGCGATGAAGTTTTAGCACGCCAAAAAAAAGCCTTTGAAGACGAATTAAAAGCGCAGGGTAAGCCTGAAAAAATCTGGGATAAAATCGTTCCTGGAAAAATGGAAAGGTTTATCGCTGATAACACCCTTATTGATCAGCGCCTGACCCTTTTAGGACAATTCTATGTCATGGACGATAAAAAGACTATCGCTCAAGTGCTTGCTGATTATTCCAAAGAGTGGGATGATGATTTACAAATCACTGAGTATGCGCGTTTTGAATTGGGCGAAGGCATTGAGAAAAAGGCAGAAAATTTCGCTGAAGAAGTGGCTTTGCAAATGAAGTGA
- the rpe gene encoding ribulose-phosphate 3-epimerase: MKVAPSLLSADFMHLAKEIGSVSNADFLHVDVMDGHYVPNLTMGPMVLENVTQMSKVPLDVHLMVENASFFVGLFAPLNPQIISIHAENEKHPHRVLQLIKNAGITPGVVLNPHTHEESIKYLLESVGLVLLMSVNPGFGGQKFLDLVLEKCLKVKELIKHYNPGCLLEVDGGVNDQNIFELQQAGVDVVVSGSYIFKSKDRKLAIEGLQNVRQPLA, encoded by the coding sequence TTGAAAGTAGCTCCGAGCCTTTTGAGTGCTGATTTTATGCATTTAGCCAAAGAGATAGGTAGCGTGAGTAACGCTGATTTTTTGCATGTGGATGTGATGGATGGGCATTATGTGCCTAATTTAACCATGGGGCCTATGGTTTTAGAGAATGTTACTCAAATGAGCAAAGTGCCTTTAGATGTGCATTTAATGGTAGAAAATGCGAGCTTTTTTGTGGGATTATTCGCTCCTTTAAACCCGCAAATCATTAGCATTCATGCAGAAAATGAAAAGCACCCCCACAGGGTGTTGCAACTCATTAAAAATGCAGGCATCACGCCAGGTGTTGTTCTCAACCCCCACACGCATGAAGAAAGCATTAAATACTTGCTAGAAAGCGTGGGGCTGGTGCTTTTAATGAGCGTGAATCCGGGCTTTGGCGGTCAGAAATTTTTAGATCTTGTGCTAGAAAAATGCTTGAAAGTTAAAGAATTGATTAAGCACTACAACCCTGGCTGTCTTTTAGAAGTGGATGGGGGCGTGAATGATCAAAATATCTTTGAACTCCAACAAGCGGGCGTGGATGTTGTGGTTTCAGGGAGTTATATTTTTAAATCTAAAGATCGTAAGCTGGCTATTGAAGGCTTACAGAATGTCAGACAGCCTCTTGCATAA
- a CDS encoding RecB-like helicase has translation MDTKRQCMALKASAGSGKTFALSVRFLALLFKGANPSEILTLTFTKKATAEMKERILDYLKILQKENLEDEKEKEKSQNILKELEEKYRLNPSFVQNRAQEIYQRFLNAEIRISTIDAFFQSILRKFCWFVGLSANFEVNEDTKAHQQQLDERFLSALNSEQLEELSVFITQCLSHDSYTSDSILKQLRFLKNKLYLFDPNKRELAFDEEGFLEKLRSLNKQIQSTEKASDKAKKAIKCDDFRGFLNSSLTWLEKKSEYHYFKKFKNEIPALESECEEIENDLKRYYEAKETALFKKFPKFIRLYDKATSKIQALDFDAIKDKVHALLKGYEEVPAEFFYFRLDSKIAHILIDEFQDTSLNDYKILAPFIDEIKAGIGQAKWHRSVFFVGDVKQSIYGFRGSFSSLFESVSKDFHHDNLEFNHRSSPLIIHYVNTIFKKAYQHFPTAYLEQKHPKAFNNKHATDGYVKVSLVANERELLEQILQEAQNLLEHRIEPKDITILCTTNKDALKIKNDLQEKLSAIRPSTESSAKLSQFVESKIIKNALEYALAEEPYKPFYKHSVLKLAGYLHDDVIALPGFNPKKESVAGFVWKVMELFELYTECAQICLELALGCEDADEFLEKLEAKKIASFNSKGAQIMTIHKSKGMQFPYVIVCERLGEPENDSNQFLEEYEGTELVHFYCRMKNREMVDKDYARALGKEKAAKDHEKINEYYVAFTRAELGLVVVAKDKDQKKDQKESKNKGMREKLDLKPLEEGEIAPVIFSKKESSIASVLIKPHAYGEQVQEIEEEPDSDYEKNNDQEAIHFGIALHKGLEYQYAYRIPKKSVLEYLNYHHGFYGLDYQALEESLELFENDAEIQALFKNWVLKGEAAFLFQGVVSRIDVLLWDKGQNLYVLDYKSSQNYQQSHKVQVSHYAEFLQTQAPHFKIQAGIIYAHKRLLEKLWV, from the coding sequence ATGGATACAAAAAGACAATGCATGGCTTTAAAGGCTTCAGCAGGAAGCGGGAAGACTTTCGCTTTGAGCGTGCGGTTTTTGGCCCTATTGTTTAAGGGGGCTAATCCTAGCGAGATTTTGACGCTCACTTTCACTAAAAAAGCCACCGCCGAAATGAAAGAGCGCATCTTAGACTATTTAAAAATCTTGCAAAAAGAAAACCTTGAAGATGAAAAAGAAAAAGAAAAATCCCAAAATATCCTAAAAGAATTAGAAGAAAAATACCGCTTAAACCCTAGTTTCGTGCAAAATAGGGCTCAAGAAATCTACCAACGCTTTTTAAACGCCGAAATTAGAATCAGCACCATTGATGCGTTTTTCCAAAGCATTTTGAGGAAATTTTGTTGGTTTGTGGGGTTGAGTGCGAATTTTGAAGTCAATGAAGACACAAAAGCACACCAACAACAGCTTGATGAGCGTTTTTTGAGCGCTTTAAATAGCGAACAGCTTGAGGAATTGAGCGTTTTTATCACTCAATGCTTAAGCCATGATAGTTACACAAGCGATTCTATTTTAAAGCAGCTGCGTTTTTTAAAAAACAAGCTCTATTTATTTGATCCTAATAAGCGAGAGCTTGCATTTGATGAAGAGGGTTTTTTAGAAAAACTAAGAAGCTTGAACAAACAAATTCAAAGCACAGAGAAAGCGTCAGATAAGGCTAAAAAAGCCATTAAATGCGATGATTTTAGGGGATTTTTAAACAGCTCTTTAACCTGGCTTGAAAAAAAGAGCGAATACCACTATTTCAAAAAATTCAAAAATGAAATCCCTGCTTTAGAGAGCGAATGCGAAGAGATTGAAAACGATCTAAAACGCTATTATGAAGCCAAAGAAACCGCATTATTTAAAAAATTCCCTAAATTCATCCGGCTTTATGATAAAGCCACTTCTAAAATCCAAGCCCTGGATTTTGATGCGATTAAAGATAAAGTCCATGCCTTATTGAAGGGTTATGAAGAGGTGCCGGCGGAGTTTTTTTATTTCAGGTTGGACAGCAAAATCGCGCATATTTTGATTGATGAATTTCAAGACACGAGCTTGAACGATTATAAGATTTTAGCCCCTTTTATTGATGAGATTAAGGCTGGGATAGGGCAAGCTAAATGGCACAGGAGCGTGTTTTTTGTGGGCGATGTCAAGCAGAGCATTTATGGCTTTAGGGGGAGTTTTAGCTCCTTGTTTGAAAGCGTTTCTAAGGATTTTCACCACGATAATTTGGAATTCAACCACCGCAGTTCGCCTTTGATTATTCATTATGTGAATACCATTTTTAAAAAGGCTTATCAACATTTCCCCACCGCTTATTTGGAGCAAAAACACCCTAAAGCTTTCAACAATAAACATGCTACAGACGGCTATGTTAAAGTCTCTTTAGTGGCTAATGAAAGAGAATTGTTAGAACAAATCTTACAAGAAGCTCAAAACCTTTTAGAGCATCGCATTGAGCCTAAAGACATTACCATTTTATGCACCACTAATAAAGACGCTTTGAAAATCAAAAATGATTTGCAAGAGAAGTTGAGTGCGATTCGCCCAAGCACGGAATCTAGCGCTAAATTGTCTCAATTTGTAGAATCTAAAATCATTAAGAACGCTTTAGAATACGCTCTAGCTGAAGAACCCTACAAGCCCTTTTATAAGCACAGCGTTTTAAAACTCGCTGGATACTTGCATGATGATGTGATCGCTTTACCTGGTTTTAACCCTAAAAAAGAGAGCGTGGCAGGCTTTGTGTGGAAGGTGATGGAATTGTTTGAGCTTTATACAGAGTGCGCGCAAATCTGCTTGGAGTTGGCGCTTGGGTGCGAAGATGCCGATGAATTTTTAGAAAAATTAGAGGCTAAAAAGATCGCTTCTTTCAATTCAAAAGGCGCTCAGATCATGACTATTCATAAATCTAAAGGCATGCAATTCCCTTATGTGATCGTGTGCGAACGCTTGGGCGAGCCTGAAAATGACTCCAATCAATTCCTTGAAGAATATGAGGGCACAGAGCTTGTGCACTTTTATTGCAGAATGAAAAATCGTGAGATGGTGGATAAAGATTACGCTAGGGCTTTAGGTAAAGAAAAAGCGGCTAAAGATCATGAAAAAATCAATGAGTATTATGTCGCATTCACTAGGGCTGAGTTAGGGCTAGTTGTCGTGGCTAAAGACAAAGACCAAAAAAAAGACCAAAAAGAAAGCAAAAACAAAGGCATGCGCGAAAAACTGGATCTCAAGCCTTTAGAAGAGGGAGAAATCGCACCGGTTATTTTTTCTAAAAAAGAGTCTTCAATCGCAAGTGTTTTGATCAAACCCCATGCCTATGGCGAGCAAGTCCAAGAGATAGAAGAAGAGCCAGATAGCGATTATGAAAAGAATAACGACCAAGAAGCGATCCATTTTGGCATCGCCTTGCACAAGGGATTAGAATACCAATACGCTTATCGCATTCCTAAAAAAAGCGTTTTAGAATATTTAAACTACCATCATGGTTTTTATGGTTTGGATTATCAAGCGTTAGAAGAAAGTTTAGAGCTTTTTGAAAACGATGCAGAGATACAAGCTCTTTTTAAAAATTGGGTCCTAAAGGGTGAAGCGGCTTTTTTATTCCAAGGGGTTGTGTCTAGGATTGATGTTTTATTGTGGGATAAGGGGCAAAATTTGTATGTTTTAGATTATAAAAGCTCTCAAAATTACCAGCAAAGCCATAAGGTGCAAGTGTCTCATTACGCTGAGTTTTTGCAAACTCAAGCCCCCCATTTTAAGATACAAGCGGGCATTATTTACGCTCATAAAAGACTGCTTGAAAAATTATGGGTTTGA
- a CDS encoding DUF5343 domain-containing protein: MPYRLEKDFQDLIASNNNIQKDICSILEMDYKDFKLLREDTYINGITADFTLFKKNKVRAIIECKGGAIGVSEYVRGIGQIFQYEYFFENHLSLKNYGFCQNFNSVLIFPESVLKNNDFNVGLFKYPKSKKILEINSHNLVVRHINDNELEKLRETKHRDFKVISPYYVRDIRFFEVYFLLQVLAIFKFKNKLAHRKNIEETILKKTHSLNNGNWRNVFITLSTLGFIDSKNYPTSIGLDFVNMSYSEFLVIVFESYIKPYYIEIFKLVENDTRNLKNNEIAERIKMDFNNHEVLFLTESNSRYISSWLNIAKDDFAFFSFTKRLAQRQLIFNPFTSNKENFIKHIEKYSLYNNYWVQIR, translated from the coding sequence ATGCCTTACAGACTGGAAAAAGACTTCCAAGACTTAATCGCTAGTAACAACAACATTCAAAAAGATATTTGCTCTATTTTAGAAATGGATTATAAGGATTTTAAGTTGTTAAGAGAGGACACTTATATCAATGGCATTACAGCAGACTTCACGCTTTTTAAAAAAAATAAAGTTAGAGCCATTATAGAGTGCAAAGGCGGAGCTATCGGGGTGAGCGAGTATGTTCGTGGTATCGGTCAAATTTTTCAATACGAATATTTTTTTGAAAATCATCTAAGCCTTAAAAATTATGGATTTTGCCAAAATTTTAATAGTGTATTGATTTTTCCTGAAAGCGTGTTAAAAAACAACGATTTTAATGTGGGGCTTTTCAAATACCCCAAAAGCAAGAAAATTTTAGAAATTAATTCGCATAATTTAGTTGTTAGGCACATTAATGATAACGAATTAGAGAAATTAAGAGAGACAAAACATAGGGATTTTAAGGTAATTTCGCCTTATTATGTGCGTGATATTAGATTTTTTGAAGTGTATTTCTTGCTCCAAGTTTTAGCCATTTTCAAATTTAAAAATAAATTAGCACATCGTAAAAACATAGAAGAAACTATTTTAAAAAAGACCCATTCGCTTAATAATGGTAATTGGCGGAATGTTTTTATCACGCTATCCACATTGGGTTTCATTGATAGCAAAAATTATCCTACAAGTATCGGTTTAGACTTTGTAAATATGAGCTATAGCGAATTTCTTGTGATAGTTTTTGAAAGTTATATCAAGCCTTACTATATAGAGATTTTCAAACTTGTAGAAAATGATACGCGTAATTTAAAAAATAATGAAATTGCAGAACGCATTAAGATGGATTTTAACAACCATGAAGTCTTATTTTTGACTGAGTCAAATTCAAGATATATTTCATCATGGCTTAATATAGCCAAAGATGATTTTGCTTTTTTTAGTTTTACTAAAAGATTAGCACAAAGGCAACTGATTTTTAACCCTTTTACCAGCAATAAAGAAAATTTTATTAAACATATTGAAAAATATTCACTATATAATAACTATTGGGTGCAAATACGCTAA
- a CDS encoding 3'-5' exonuclease: MSDSLLHKDIQALIARLKHQDLSLGMLEKSLSRLIYDEINLEYLKACGLNFIETSENLITLKNLKTPLKDEVFSFVDLETTGSCPLKHEILEIGAVQVMGGEIINRFETLVKVKSVPDYIAELTGIAYEDTLNAPSVHEALQELRLFLGNSVFVAHNANFDYNFLGRYFIEKLHCPLLNLKLCTLDLSKRAILSMRYSLSFLKEFLGFGIEVSHRAYADALASYKLFEICLLNLPSYIKTTMDLIDFSQCTNTLIKRPPRARYQETPPPFSLFERTKGLLNIIKATS, from the coding sequence ATGTCAGACAGCCTCTTGCATAAAGATATTCAAGCCCTAATCGCTCGCTTAAAGCACCAGGATTTAAGCTTAGGCATGCTAGAAAAATCGCTCTCTCGCCTTATTTATGATGAAATCAATTTGGAATATTTAAAAGCGTGCGGGCTTAATTTCATAGAAACGAGCGAAAATTTAATCACGCTCAAAAACCTTAAAACCCCCCTTAAAGATGAGGTTTTTTCCTTTGTTGATTTAGAGACCACCGGCTCTTGCCCCCTAAAACATGAGATTTTAGAAATCGGAGCCGTGCAAGTGATGGGGGGGGAAATCATCAATCGTTTTGAAACCCTTGTGAAAGTCAAAAGCGTGCCTGATTATATCGCTGAGCTTACAGGCATCGCTTATGAAGACACTCTAAACGCCCCAAGTGTGCATGAAGCTTTGCAAGAATTGCGGCTTTTTTTAGGCAATAGCGTGTTTGTAGCCCATAATGCTAATTTTGATTACAACTTTTTAGGGCGTTATTTTATAGAAAAATTGCATTGCCCCTTATTGAATTTAAAGCTTTGCACTTTGGATTTATCCAAACGAGCCATTTTATCCATGCGTTATTCTTTGAGCTTTTTAAAAGAGTTTTTAGGGTTTGGCATAGAAGTCAGCCATAGAGCCTATGCGGACGCTTTAGCGAGCTATAAGCTCTTTGAAATATGCCTATTAAACTTGCCTAGTTACATCAAAACGACGATGGATTTGATTGATTTTTCCCAATGCACTAACACCTTAATCAAAAGACCCCCAAGGGCCAGATACCAAGAGACTCCACCGCCATTTTCTCTTTTTGAGAGGACAAAGGGCTTGTTAAACATCATAAAAGCAACCAGTTAA